A genome region from Geminicoccus roseus DSM 18922 includes the following:
- a CDS encoding ABC transporter permease has product MHRFRFVLWRPLQLLPVLFGISVITFVLIRMIPGDPARLLLGTRATPTALARIREQYGLDEPLWTQYLYFLNNLFHGEMGRSIVYKIGVLDLMANRILPTLLLVLGSVVLALLIAMPLASIAAKNRGRTADHAIRIISTAGLGLPAFWLGIMLIILFSVKLGLFPVAGFGDGLLDRLHHMVLPCLTVALALSAVLTRNLRAAMIAEMGSDQATAARARGLPENVIFRRHVLPNSLVPTINLLAVNIGWLIGGSVVVESVFSLPGMGQLLVRGIFSRDYMVVQAVAMAFAVATVLINFLADILTVAIDPRVRL; this is encoded by the coding sequence ATGCATCGCTTTCGCTTCGTGCTCTGGCGCCCCCTGCAGCTCCTGCCGGTGCTGTTCGGGATCAGCGTCATCACCTTCGTCCTGATCCGGATGATCCCGGGCGATCCGGCGCGCCTCCTGCTCGGTACCCGCGCCACGCCCACCGCTTTGGCCCGGATCCGCGAGCAGTATGGGCTCGATGAGCCGCTCTGGACCCAGTATCTCTATTTCCTGAACAACCTGTTCCACGGCGAGATGGGCCGCTCGATCGTCTACAAGATCGGCGTGCTCGACCTGATGGCGAACCGGATCCTGCCGACCCTCCTGCTGGTGCTGGGCAGCGTCGTGCTGGCGCTGCTGATCGCGATGCCGCTGGCCTCCATCGCCGCCAAGAATCGCGGCCGGACCGCCGACCACGCGATCCGGATCATCTCCACCGCCGGCCTGGGCCTGCCCGCCTTCTGGCTCGGCATCATGCTGATCATCCTGTTCAGCGTGAAGCTCGGCCTGTTCCCGGTGGCGGGCTTCGGCGACGGCCTGCTCGACCGGCTGCACCACATGGTGCTGCCCTGCCTGACCGTGGCGCTGGCGCTCTCGGCGGTGCTGACCCGCAACCTGCGCGCGGCGATGATCGCGGAGATGGGCTCGGACCAGGCCACCGCCGCCCGCGCGCGCGGCCTGCCCGAGAACGTGATCTTCCGCCGCCATGTCCTGCCGAACTCGCTGGTGCCGACCATCAACCTGCTGGCGGTGAACATCGGCTGGCTGATCGGCGGCTCGGTGGTGGTGGAGAGCGTGTTCTCCCTGCCGGGCATGGGCCAGCTCCTGGTGCGCGGCATCTTCTCCCGCGACTACATGGTGGTGCAGGCGGTGGCGATGGCGTTCGCGGTGGCGACCGTGCTGATCAACTTCCTGGCCGATATCCTGACCGTGGCCATCGACCCGCGGGTGCGGCTGTGA
- a CDS encoding proline iminopeptidase-family hydrolase: MSERSVLSDGFVVWDDRPADVTVEVAVGGGHKVKAYSYGEGDEVVFLLNGGPGLPCNYLRAPLVPLAGHGYRVVVHDQLGTGASDHPDDRSLWTLERYVEEVEAVLDALGLKRVHFLGHSWGGWCGIEYALKYPGRIASMILSNTAADIPHLMGEIERLRMALGAETVAMLQRFEALGNYEHPAYKAAIDLLDYRHIRRLPERPKPAADSKAGFNMPIYMAVQGPNEYHYVGSITTWNRIDQLHRFTWPTLVINGQHDVLTPACGMRMVHALPRGEIRIFQNSSHSPFYEEPQAYRRAVLDFLDRQRA; this comes from the coding sequence ATGTCCGAGCGTTCGGTGCTGTCCGACGGCTTCGTCGTCTGGGACGACCGTCCGGCCGACGTGACCGTCGAGGTCGCGGTCGGCGGCGGCCACAAGGTGAAGGCCTATTCCTATGGCGAGGGCGACGAGGTCGTCTTTCTCCTGAACGGCGGGCCTGGCCTGCCCTGCAACTATCTGCGGGCGCCCTTGGTCCCGCTTGCCGGCCATGGCTACCGGGTCGTGGTGCACGATCAGCTCGGCACCGGCGCCTCCGACCACCCGGACGACCGGTCGCTGTGGACGCTGGAGCGCTATGTCGAGGAGGTCGAGGCGGTCCTGGACGCGCTGGGCCTGAAGCGCGTCCACTTCCTGGGCCACAGCTGGGGCGGCTGGTGCGGGATCGAGTACGCGCTGAAATATCCCGGCCGGATCGCCTCGATGATCCTGTCCAACACCGCGGCCGACATCCCGCATCTGATGGGCGAGATCGAGCGCCTGCGCATGGCCCTGGGTGCCGAGACGGTCGCGATGCTCCAGCGCTTCGAGGCGCTGGGGAACTACGAGCACCCGGCCTACAAGGCAGCGATCGACCTGCTCGACTACCGGCACATCCGCCGCCTGCCCGAGCGGCCCAAGCCCGCCGCCGACAGCAAGGCCGGCTTCAACATGCCGATCTACATGGCCGTGCAGGGCCCCAACGAGTACCATTATGTCGGCTCGATCACGACCTGGAACCGGATCGACCAGCTGCACCGCTTCACCTGGCCGACCCTGGTGATCAACGGCCAGCACGACGTCCTCACCCCGGCCTGCGGGATGCGGATGGTGCACGCCTTGCCGCGCGGCGAGATCCGGATCTTCCAGAACAGCTCGCATTCGCCGTTCTATGAGGAGCCGCAGGCCTATCGCCGGGCCGTGCTCGACTTCCTCGACCGCCAGAGGGCCTGA
- a CDS encoding proline iminopeptidase-family hydrolase, with translation MWREIEPDRTHEVRIDGGFKVVAYEFGSGDETVFCLNGGPGLACDYLRDAHSCLVDQGYRVVAFDQLGTGKADQPTDTALWTITRYVEETEQVRKALDLGKVHLLGHSWGGWLGIEFALTYPDALKTLILEDTVGDMPHLISELERLRAALGPETVAMMQRHEAEGTLDHPEYQAAVTILNYRHVCRLDEWPAPVKRSLDSWNMGPYGTMQGPNEFLYTGNLKDWNRIPDMHRITVPTLITVGQHDELTPACALKMKLALPDAELHCFPNSSHMPFYEEPHAYYPALLAFLDKHKAR, from the coding sequence ATGTGGCGTGAGATCGAGCCGGACCGGACCCACGAGGTCCGGATCGACGGCGGCTTCAAGGTGGTCGCCTACGAGTTCGGGTCCGGCGACGAGACCGTATTCTGCCTGAACGGCGGCCCGGGCCTCGCCTGCGACTACCTGCGCGACGCCCATTCCTGCCTGGTCGACCAGGGCTACCGGGTGGTCGCCTTCGACCAGCTGGGCACCGGCAAGGCCGACCAGCCGACCGACACCGCGCTCTGGACGATCACCCGCTATGTCGAGGAGACCGAGCAGGTCCGCAAGGCGCTGGATCTGGGCAAGGTCCACCTGCTCGGCCACAGCTGGGGCGGCTGGCTCGGGATCGAGTTTGCGCTCACCTATCCGGACGCACTGAAGACCCTGATCCTGGAGGACACGGTCGGCGACATGCCGCACCTGATCTCCGAGCTGGAGCGGCTGCGCGCGGCGCTGGGTCCGGAGACGGTGGCGATGATGCAGCGCCACGAGGCCGAGGGCACCCTCGACCATCCGGAATACCAGGCGGCGGTGACCATCCTGAACTACCGCCATGTCTGCCGCCTCGACGAGTGGCCGGCGCCGGTCAAGCGCTCGCTCGACAGCTGGAACATGGGCCCCTACGGGACCATGCAGGGACCCAACGAGTTCCTCTACACCGGCAACCTGAAGGACTGGAACCGGATCCCGGACATGCACCGGATCACCGTTCCGACCCTGATCACGGTGGGCCAGCACGACGAGCTCACCCCCGCCTGCGCGCTGAAGATGAAGCTGGCCCTGCCGGACGCCGAGCTGCACTGCTTCCCCAACAGCAGCCACATGCCGTTCTACGAGGAACCGCACGCCTATTACCCGGCGCTCCTGGCCTTCCTCGACAAGCACAAGGCCCGCTGA
- a CDS encoding proline iminopeptidase-family hydrolase codes for MAVGGMMMQVREGEAPFGEWRTWYRVTGDLGNGRPPMVVLHGGPGCTHDYVDSLKDIAATGRAVIHYDQLGNGRSTHLPDKGADFWTVQLFLDELDNLLDHLGIAGAYHVFGQSWGGMLGSEHAIRRPGGLRSIVIANSPPSMALWVEEANRLREELPPEIQAVLLKHEAAGTTLDPEYAEAMKGFYERHVCRIVPMPDEVARTFKAIEDDPTVYFTMNGPSEFHVIGTLKSWSVIDRLHRIDVPVLLVSGRYDEATPKVVQPFADHIKDVRWTIFEQSSHMPHVEERDSCMQLVAAFLDENDGRD; via the coding sequence ATGGCAGTGGGGGGGATGATGATGCAGGTGCGCGAGGGCGAGGCGCCGTTTGGCGAGTGGCGGACATGGTACCGCGTCACCGGCGACCTCGGGAACGGCCGCCCGCCCATGGTGGTCCTCCATGGCGGCCCCGGCTGCACCCATGACTATGTGGATTCGCTGAAAGACATCGCCGCCACCGGGCGCGCCGTCATCCATTACGACCAGCTCGGCAACGGCCGCTCCACCCACCTGCCGGACAAGGGCGCCGATTTCTGGACCGTCCAGCTGTTCCTGGACGAGCTCGACAACCTGCTGGACCATCTGGGCATCGCCGGCGCCTACCATGTGTTCGGCCAGTCCTGGGGCGGCATGCTCGGCTCCGAGCACGCGATCCGCCGGCCGGGCGGCCTGCGCTCGATCGTGATCGCCAACTCGCCGCCCTCGATGGCGCTCTGGGTCGAGGAGGCCAACCGGCTGCGCGAGGAACTGCCGCCGGAAATCCAGGCAGTGCTGCTGAAGCATGAGGCAGCCGGCACCACGCTCGATCCCGAATACGCCGAGGCCATGAAGGGCTTCTACGAGCGCCATGTCTGCCGGATCGTGCCGATGCCGGACGAGGTCGCCCGCACCTTCAAGGCGATCGAGGACGATCCGACCGTCTACTTCACCATGAACGGCCCGTCCGAGTTCCATGTGATCGGCACGCTGAAGTCCTGGTCGGTGATCGACCGGCTGCACCGGATCGACGTGCCGGTCCTGCTGGTCTCGGGCCGCTACGACGAGGCCACGCCCAAGGTGGTCCAGCCGTTCGCCGACCACATCAAGGACGTGCGCTGGACGATCTTCGAGCAGTCCAGCCACATGCCGCACGTGGAAGAGCGCGATTCTTGCATGCAGCTGGTCGCCGCGTTCCTGGACGAGAACGACGGCCGGGATTGA
- a CDS encoding DUF1993 domain-containing protein: MPLSMYQASMPVFLRQLRSLSAILAKAERHAADRGEAPSLLIEARLAPDMFPLARQVQSASDAAKGAAARLAGVELPSFPDTEASFPELQERVAKTIAFLESVPAEKFDGSEVREIVLRPRGMELRFDGQGYLLTFALPNFFFHVTTAYAILREQGVPLGKLDFLGPF, translated from the coding sequence ATGCCGCTCTCGATGTACCAGGCTTCCATGCCGGTGTTCCTGCGCCAGCTGCGCAGCCTGTCGGCGATCCTCGCCAAGGCCGAGCGGCATGCCGCGGACCGAGGCGAGGCGCCGTCGCTGCTGATCGAGGCGCGGCTGGCGCCGGACATGTTCCCGCTCGCCCGCCAGGTGCAGAGCGCCAGCGATGCGGCCAAGGGAGCCGCGGCGAGGCTGGCCGGCGTCGAGCTGCCGAGCTTCCCCGACACCGAGGCCAGCTTTCCCGAACTCCAGGAGCGGGTCGCCAAGACCATCGCCTTTTTGGAGAGCGTGCCGGCCGAGAAGTTCGACGGCAGCGAGGTCCGCGAGATCGTGCTACGCCCACGCGGCATGGAGTTGCGCTTCGACGGCCAGGGATACCTGCTGACCTTCGCCCTGCCGAACTTCTTCTTCCATGTCACCACCGCCTACGCGATCCTGCGCGAGCAGGGCGTGCCCCTGGGCAAGCTGGACTTTCTCGGGCCGTTCTAA
- a CDS encoding ABC transporter substrate-binding protein, giving the protein MFGLDRRNFVGLGLAAAGTLAAPRFLMAQESNNTVRWVSPRGTIEVLDDYPYWVSKKFGWFGDIQTTLEPGPMEATATIKLVDQDQADIGFPSPGVFSLGLEQGMPLKSVFHMGAYDTFSFAFRKGEKPDDIKKLAGMKVLVGSIGWKAIIDPMLAQVGVDPASVEYLEAGQLWGPALQQGQGDTALCWEGLRAQWFGQGLDYDYILPYDFSKFPANTFVIRTSDFEDEAKKSLYENYFKAWAMGLEFGHQNPRATTQIVLEQFPALASTLTPEIATESMMQLAKIFRGPWEQRQGWGWHDMGQWQGYFDVIHEIGQITSPVKAEDVCKNDYIAAANQFDQEAVTTASNDFELSEDYQAVDVAAIEARL; this is encoded by the coding sequence ATGTTCGGTCTGGACAGGCGCAACTTCGTGGGCCTCGGCCTCGCCGCCGCCGGCACGCTGGCGGCCCCCCGGTTCCTGATGGCGCAGGAATCCAACAACACGGTCCGCTGGGTCAGCCCGCGCGGCACCATCGAGGTGCTGGACGACTATCCCTACTGGGTTTCCAAGAAGTTCGGCTGGTTCGGCGACATCCAGACCACGCTGGAGCCGGGTCCCATGGAGGCGACCGCCACCATCAAGCTGGTCGACCAGGACCAGGCCGATATCGGCTTTCCGAGCCCGGGCGTGTTCTCTCTGGGCCTGGAGCAGGGGATGCCGCTGAAGTCGGTGTTCCACATGGGTGCTTACGACACGTTCAGCTTCGCGTTCCGCAAGGGGGAGAAGCCGGACGACATCAAGAAGCTCGCCGGCATGAAGGTGCTGGTCGGCTCGATCGGCTGGAAGGCGATCATCGACCCGATGCTGGCCCAGGTCGGGGTCGACCCGGCCTCGGTCGAGTATCTGGAAGCCGGCCAGCTCTGGGGCCCCGCCCTGCAGCAGGGCCAGGGCGACACCGCGCTCTGCTGGGAAGGCCTGCGCGCGCAGTGGTTCGGGCAGGGGCTCGATTACGACTACATCCTGCCCTACGACTTCTCCAAGTTCCCGGCCAACACCTTCGTGATCCGCACCTCGGACTTCGAGGACGAGGCCAAGAAGTCGCTCTACGAGAACTACTTCAAGGCCTGGGCGATGGGCCTGGAGTTCGGCCACCAGAACCCGCGCGCCACCACCCAGATCGTGCTGGAGCAGTTCCCGGCCCTGGCCAGCACGCTGACCCCCGAGATCGCCACCGAGTCGATGATGCAGCTGGCCAAGATCTTCCGCGGCCCCTGGGAGCAGCGCCAGGGCTGGGGCTGGCACGACATGGGCCAGTGGCAGGGCTATTTCGACGTCATCCACGAGATCGGCCAGATCACCAGCCCGGTGAAGGCCGAGGACGTCTGCAAGAACGACTACATCGCGGCTGCCAACCAGTTCGACCAGGAGGCGGTGACCACCGCCTCGAACGATTTCGAGCTGTCGGAGGACTACCAGGCGGTCGACGTGGCGGCGATCGAGGCGCGCCTCTGA
- a CDS encoding ABC transporter permease, translated as MASVDRDLAEKIPTFEKHTGGETVGVSNWSGVSGQLGLIKSGKEWALIAFVAVALIGGLEFLLRFNEVPTYIMPTPSLIGAALVNDFPLIAPHVLDTLIELLSGFAIGATVGFVLAALVTQFPLLERIIAPYILLLVTTPMLALVPLLILKLGFGYSPRIIAVALASGPMVMINSATGFRRTDLAKIALARSFGASTLQIFLKIRIPMAMPMVIVGLMVGSIFGLLTAVGAEMVGGSFGLGNRLTYYSSLIQMPQFFACIVLLAVIGISIYVFFYWLGKKYAGWES; from the coding sequence ATGGCATCCGTCGACCGCGATCTCGCTGAGAAGATCCCGACCTTCGAGAAGCACACGGGCGGCGAGACCGTCGGCGTGTCCAACTGGTCGGGCGTGTCCGGCCAGCTCGGCCTGATCAAGTCCGGCAAGGAGTGGGCGCTGATCGCCTTCGTGGCGGTGGCGCTGATCGGCGGGCTGGAGTTCCTGCTGCGCTTCAACGAGGTGCCGACCTACATCATGCCGACGCCGAGCCTGATCGGCGCGGCGCTGGTGAACGACTTCCCGCTGATCGCCCCCCATGTCCTGGACACGCTGATCGAGCTTCTGTCCGGCTTCGCGATCGGCGCCACGGTCGGCTTCGTGCTGGCCGCGCTGGTGACCCAGTTCCCGCTGCTGGAACGGATCATCGCGCCCTACATCCTCCTGCTGGTCACCACCCCGATGCTGGCGCTGGTGCCGCTGCTGATCCTCAAGCTGGGCTTCGGCTACAGCCCGCGCATCATCGCGGTGGCCCTGGCGTCCGGGCCGATGGTGATGATCAACTCGGCCACCGGCTTTCGGCGGACCGACCTCGCCAAGATCGCGCTGGCGCGCAGCTTCGGCGCCTCCACCCTGCAGATCTTCCTCAAGATCCGCATCCCCATGGCGATGCCGATGGTGATCGTGGGGCTGATGGTGGGCTCGATCTTCGGCCTGCTCACTGCGGTGGGCGCCGAGATGGTGGGCGGCAGCTTCGGGCTGGGCAACCGGCTGACCTATTATTCGTCGCTGATCCAGATGCCGCAGTTCTTCGCCTGCATCGTGCTGTTGGCGGTGATCGGCATCTCGATCTACGTGTTCTTCTATTGGCTGGGAAAGAAGTACGCCGGCTGGGAGTCCTGA
- a CDS encoding ABC transporter ATP-binding protein, whose amino-acid sequence MTAGSSGRPKLSVEEAGKFYDTPTGRTHALEHFSMEVRDGEFVCVVGPSGCGKSTLLWSMAGLHPLSSGKIMLDGQQVLSPSPQIAMVFQEANLLPWRSLQKNLELPFEIRRQAPAGDRIRQLLERVGLAGFEDKYPRELSGGMQQRASIVRALSVDPSLLLMDEPFGALDAFTRDEMNLLIEEIWLETQKTVVFITHSIPEAVFLADRVYVMSARPGRLSRVFDIDIPRPRPLEVQSAGHFVELVAEIKASIEHKAPARAAA is encoded by the coding sequence ATGACTGCGGGATCGTCAGGTCGTCCGAAACTGTCGGTGGAGGAAGCCGGCAAGTTCTACGATACGCCCACCGGCCGCACCCACGCGCTCGAGCATTTCTCGATGGAGGTCCGGGACGGCGAGTTCGTCTGCGTCGTCGGCCCCTCGGGATGCGGCAAGTCCACCCTGCTCTGGTCGATGGCCGGCCTGCACCCCTTGTCCTCCGGCAAGATCATGCTGGACGGCCAGCAGGTCCTCAGCCCTTCGCCGCAGATCGCCATGGTGTTCCAGGAGGCCAACCTGCTGCCCTGGCGCTCGCTCCAGAAGAACCTGGAACTGCCCTTCGAGATCCGCCGCCAGGCCCCGGCCGGCGACCGCATCCGGCAGCTCCTGGAGCGGGTCGGCCTGGCCGGCTTCGAGGACAAGTACCCCCGCGAGCTGTCGGGGGGCATGCAGCAGCGCGCCTCGATCGTGCGCGCGCTCTCGGTCGATCCCTCGCTGCTCCTGATGGACGAGCCGTTCGGCGCGCTCGATGCGTTCACCCGCGACGAGATGAACCTGCTGATCGAGGAGATCTGGCTGGAAACGCAGAAGACCGTCGTCTTCATCACCCACTCGATCCCCGAGGCCGTGTTCCTGGCCGACCGCGTCTATGTGATGTCGGCCAGGCCCGGCCGGCTTTCCCGGGTGTTCGACATCGACATCCCCAGGCCCCGGCCCCTGGAAGTGCAGAGCGCCGGCCACTTCGTCGAGCTGGTCGCCGAGATCAAGGCCTCGATCGAGCACAAGGCGCCCGCGCGCGCCGCCGCCTGA
- a CDS encoding DUF305 domain-containing protein: MGMSYWRFAAMIATSTVVMYGLMYLNTYAFEHVFWSETRAWMALVMGSTMSVIMLGFMLGMYRKQRVNLAIFGGSVLAFALSLWLVRSQATVDEVDYMRAMIPHHSIAILTSERAQISDPRVRKLADEIIEAQEREISEMKHLIGDLEARD, translated from the coding sequence ATGGGCATGAGCTACTGGCGCTTCGCCGCCATGATCGCGACCTCCACGGTCGTCATGTACGGGCTGATGTACCTGAACACCTATGCGTTCGAGCATGTGTTCTGGAGCGAGACCCGGGCCTGGATGGCGCTGGTGATGGGCTCGACCATGTCGGTCATCATGCTGGGCTTCATGCTCGGCATGTACCGGAAGCAGAGGGTGAACCTTGCGATCTTCGGCGGCTCGGTGCTCGCGTTCGCCCTCTCGCTCTGGCTGGTGCGCAGCCAGGCGACCGTGGACGAGGTCGACTACATGCGGGCCATGATCCCGCACCACTCGATCGCCATCCTCACCAGCGAGCGCGCGCAGATCTCCGACCCGCGGGTGCGCAAGCTGGCCGACGAGATCATCGAGGCGCAGGAGCGCGAGATCTCGGAGATGAAGCACCTCATTGGCGACCTGGAGGCGCGGGACTGA
- a CDS encoding DUF6692 family protein, whose protein sequence is MERSLLRPAGWLLLPAMAAGLLAGCGQDEADDDQIQPVRAEEVAPILPALEAITGADVSTLDPATMNDAEITKALGAGLRCLFRYTGFGEPVLAVNRQPAGTIGDGVVKVNGNLIVLAGAMAEDGAGLGMVLARDPIRIAVSPDRDGEAWAQDDMLRQEAVMVFQIGQSLEVGYRGYLDCAT, encoded by the coding sequence ATGGAACGGTCGCTCCTCCGGCCCGCCGGATGGCTTCTCCTGCCGGCCATGGCGGCCGGGCTGCTCGCGGGGTGCGGCCAGGACGAAGCCGACGACGACCAGATCCAGCCGGTGCGGGCGGAGGAGGTCGCGCCGATCCTGCCGGCCCTGGAAGCGATCACCGGGGCCGACGTCTCCACCCTCGACCCGGCCACGATGAACGACGCGGAGATCACCAAGGCGCTCGGGGCGGGGCTGCGCTGCCTGTTCCGCTACACAGGATTCGGGGAGCCGGTGCTGGCGGTGAACCGGCAGCCGGCGGGGACGATCGGCGACGGCGTCGTCAAGGTGAACGGGAACCTGATCGTCCTGGCCGGGGCGATGGCCGAGGACGGGGCCGGGCTGGGGATGGTCCTGGCCCGCGACCCGATCCGCATCGCGGTGTCGCCCGACCGCGACGGCGAAGCCTGGGCCCAGGACGACATGCTGCGCCAGGAGGCGGTCATGGTCTTCCAGATCGGGCAGAGCCTCGAGGTCGGGTATCGCGGCTATCTGGACTGCGCGACCTGA
- a CDS encoding Gfo/Idh/MocA family protein gives MAPVKVLVVGVGNMGVSHAKAYQKLDGFELVGLMSRTIEAKKDKLPEELRGVPLFQDFDQALKATQPDAVSINTYPNSHADYAIRAMDAGAHVFMEKPIATTLADAQRVVAKAKETRRKLVLGYILRVHPAWAKFVEIGQTLGKPLVMRMNLNQQSSGEAWPWHKALMESLTPIVDCGVHYVDVMCQLTRAKPVRVHGIGAKLSNETKVQNYGHLHVQFDDGSVGWYEAGWGPMMSEVAYFVKDIVGPKGSASIAYKPQDGQNEAKADKLSDSADIDQHTKTNAIKLHHAELDADNRFKRPDEWISTEDEPNHQELCDREQAWFLKTIVEDIDLTESMDDAVNSLKIVLAAQQSIDEKRAVDL, from the coding sequence ATGGCGCCGGTGAAAGTACTCGTGGTGGGCGTGGGCAACATGGGGGTGAGCCATGCCAAGGCCTACCAGAAGCTGGACGGGTTCGAGCTGGTCGGGCTGATGAGCCGGACCATCGAGGCGAAGAAGGACAAGCTGCCGGAAGAACTGCGGGGGGTGCCGCTCTTCCAGGACTTCGACCAGGCGCTGAAGGCCACCCAGCCGGACGCGGTGTCGATCAACACCTATCCCAACAGCCATGCCGACTACGCGATCCGCGCCATGGACGCGGGCGCGCACGTGTTCATGGAGAAGCCGATCGCGACCACGCTTGCCGACGCGCAGCGGGTGGTGGCGAAGGCCAAGGAAACCAGGCGCAAGCTGGTGCTGGGCTACATCCTGCGGGTGCACCCGGCCTGGGCGAAGTTCGTCGAGATCGGCCAGACCCTGGGCAAGCCCCTGGTCATGCGCATGAACCTGAACCAGCAGTCCTCGGGCGAGGCCTGGCCCTGGCACAAGGCGCTGATGGAGAGCCTGACGCCGATCGTCGACTGCGGCGTGCACTATGTCGACGTGATGTGCCAGCTCACCCGGGCGAAGCCGGTGCGCGTCCACGGCATCGGCGCCAAGCTGTCGAACGAGACCAAGGTGCAGAACTACGGGCACCTGCACGTGCAGTTCGACGACGGCTCGGTCGGCTGGTACGAGGCCGGCTGGGGGCCGATGATGTCCGAGGTCGCCTATTTCGTGAAGGACATCGTGGGACCCAAGGGCTCGGCCAGCATCGCCTACAAGCCGCAGGACGGCCAGAACGAGGCGAAGGCGGACAAGCTGTCCGATTCGGCCGACATCGACCAGCACACCAAGACCAACGCGATCAAGCTGCACCACGCGGAGCTGGATGCGGACAACCGCTTCAAGCGGCCGGACGAGTGGATCTCCACCGAGGACGAGCCGAACCACCAGGAACTGTGCGACCGCGAGCAGGCCTGGTTCCTGAAGACGATCGTGGAGGACATCGACCTTACCGAATCGATGGACGATGCGGTCAACAGCCTGAAGATCGTGCTGGCCGCCCAGCAGTCGATCGACGAGAAGCGCGCGGTCGATCTTTGA